The DNA window GGTAAAACCTCTCCGCCTGGCGCTGCTGTTTTACCGGTGAAGTACATCACGGTAACCGGTGGCGCGCGCTTCGTCGTTCGCTCCTGCTGCTGAAAAAGAATAAGGATCTGCGTTGGCAGAGGCTTTTTGGCGTGCCCGCCATCCGCCCGGCCGGTGACGATCCCCGTTTACCCGCTGCCGTGAGGCACCGGGCGACGAGGTGCGAACCATGAAACTGAAAAAACTCCCCCGTCAGCTGCTGGGCCTGTTCGCCCGCGGCCTTCCGCGCCGTTTGGTGCGCCGCGACAGCCTGCTGGACGGCGTCGGCGGCGCTGCGCGCGATATGCCGGCCGGCCTGGCGCAGCAGCGGCTGGACTGTGCCGCCGCAGAGACAATGCAGCTGTTTGAGCGTTTCCACAGCCACCCGGAAGGCATCACCGCCCATGAGGCGGAACAGATGCGCCGGCGCTGCGGCGAGAACGTCATCGACGATCAGCAGAAAGAGGCCTGGTGGCAGCACCTCTGGCACTGCTACCGCAACCCGTTCAACCTGCTGCTGACCGCGCTCGGCATGATCTCTTACGCCACCGAGGATCTCACCGGCGCGTTGGTGATCGCGCTGATGGTGCTGATCTCCACGCTGCTGAACTTCATCCAGGAGGCGCGCTCCAACCGGGCGGCTGATGCGCTGAAAGCGATGGTGAGCAACACCGCCACGGTGATCCGCAGCGATGCGCTCACCGGCAAGAGCGAACACGTGGAGCTGCCAATCGCGCAGCTGGTGCCGGGCGATATCGTCAAGCTGGCGGCCGGCGACATGATCCCGGCGGATCTGCGCCTGCTGTCGGCCAAGGATCTGTTCATCAGCCAGGCGGCGCTGACCGGCGAATCGCTGCCGGTGGAAAAATCCGCGGCGCCGCAGGCGCTGGCGGCCGATCCCCTCGACTGCCGCAACCTGTGCTTCATGGGCACCAACGTGGTCAGCGGCACCGCGCTGGCGATGGTGATCGGCACCGGCGGCGGCACCTATTTTGGCCAGCTGGCGCAGCGCGTCACCAGCCAGGATGAGCAGCCGAACGCCTTCCAGAGCGGCATCAGCAAGGTCAGCTGGCTGCTGATCCGCTTTATGCTGGTGATGACGCCGATCGTGCTGCTGATCAACGGCTACACCAAGGGCGACTGGTGGGAGGCGGCGCTGTTCGCGCTGTCGGTGGCGGTCGGGCTGACGCCGGAAATGCTGCCGATGATCGTCACCTCGACGCTGGCCAAAGGGGCGGTGAAGCTGTCGCGCCAGAAGGTGATCGTCAAACGCCTGGACGCCATTCAGAACTTCGGCGCCATGGACATTCTGTGCACCGACAAGACCGGCACCCTGACCCAGGACAAGATCGTGCTGGAGCGCCACACCGATGCGTTCGGCGCCGGCAGCGAGCGGGTGCTGCGCTACGCCTGGTTGAACAGCTTCTACCAGACCGGGCTGAAAAACCTGCTCGACGTGGCGGTGCTGAGCTGCGCTGAGCAGAATCGGCAGCCGGAAGCGTTGCAAAACTACCGCAAGGTGGACGAGATCCCGTTCGATTTCGTGCGCCGCCGCATGTCGGTGGTGGTGGCCAAGGACAACGAGTATCACGAGCTGGTGTGCAAGGGCGCGCTGGAAGAGATGCTGGCGATTTGCAGCCACGTGCGCCACGAAGACGAGGTGATCCCGCTGAGCGAGGCGCTGCTGGCGCGCATTCGCCGCATCACCGACGATCTCAACCAGCAGGGGCTGCGGGTGGTGGCGGTGGCCAACAAGGTCCTGCCGGCGCAAACCCATGAATACGGCGTGGCGGACGAGTCGGATCTGATCCTCGAAGGCTACGTTGCCTTCCTCGATCCGCCGAAGGAGAGCACTGCCCCAGCGCTGGCGGCGCTGAAACAGAACGGCGTCACGGTGAAGATCCTCACCGGCGACAACGAGCTGGTGGCCGCCAAAGTATGCCGGGACGTCGGGCTGGCGGCCGAGCACCTGCTGCGCGGCAGCGAGATCGAACAGATGGACGACGAGCAGCTGGCGCAGGCGGCGGCGCGCACCACGGTGTTCGCCAAGCTGACGCCGCTGCACAAAGAGCGCATCGTCAAACTGCTGCGCCGCCAGGGGCACGTGGTGGGCTTTATGGGCGACGGCATCAACGACGCGCCGGCGCTGCGCGCGGCCGATATCGGCATCTCCGTCGATTCGGCGGTGGACATCGCCAAGGAAGCGGCGGACATCATCCTGCTGGAAAAAAGCCTGATGGTGCTGGAGCAGGGAGTGATCGAAGGGCGCCGTACCTTCGCCAACATGCTGAAATACATCAAGATGACCGCCAGCTCCAACTTCGGTAACGTATTCAGCGTGCTGATCGCCAGCGCCTTCCTGCCGTTCCTGCCGATGCTGCCGCTGCACCTGTTGATTCAGAACCTGATGTACGACATCTCGCAGATCGCCATCCCGTTCGATAACGTCGACGACGATCAGATCACCCAGCCGCAGCGCTGGAACTCCGCCGATTTGGGGCGGTTTATGGTGTTCTTTGGGCCGATCAGCTCGATCTTCGACGTGCTGACCTTCAGCCTGATGTGGTGGGTATTCAAGGCCAATACGCCGGACATGCAGACGCTGTTTCAGTCCGGCTGGTTCGTGGAAGGGCTGCTGTCGCAAACGCTGATCGTGCACATGATCCGCACGCGCAAAATTCCGTTTATCCAGAGCCGCCCGTCCTGGCCGCTGTGCATCATGACGCTGGCGGTGATCGCCACCGGCATCGGCCTGGTGTTCTCGCCGCTGGCCGGCTTCCTGCAGCTGCAGGCGCTGCCGCTCGGCTACTTCCCGTGGCTGGTGCTGATCCTCGCCGGTTACATGGTGCTGACCCAGTGCGTGAAAGGCTGGTTCGTGCGCCGCTACGGCTGGCAATAACCCGTTCGCCCCCTCCGGCCGGGAGGGGGCAACTGTGATCCCGTCCGCTTTTTCACCGCAACGGTTGGACATCTGTTCTGGGCTGAGTCTTTATCTACAGCGTTGGCTGTTTTCCCCTGCGCCTTTCAAGCCACCGCGTTGTTGGCTGTACGCCCGCCCCCCAGTGACTTAGCAGACCTAAGCGCTTGGGGATGCGGGCGCTTGCCGCCTAGCGGTGGTTTGAAATTCATTGGGGATATTTTGTTTTTTTCCTCTGAGGAATTTCCGATGCACAGACCTTTCCGTTATACGCTACTGGCTTCATCGTTATGGTTTTCTTGCGGCGCGCTGGCGCAGCCGGCTGGCGATCTGCCGCTGATGCCCTGGCCGCAGCAGGTGGAAGTGACGCAACCGGCGGGCAAGCTGGTGCTGGATCACCGTTTGTCCCTGACGCTGCAGGGTGACGACTTGGGCGACGCGCTGCCGCGCTGGCGCCAGCGCATCGAACTGCAGACCGGCTGGACACTGGCGCCGGCGGGTGAAGCGAAGGACGGCGCGGCGATCAGGGTGATGATTAAAGACCGGGTGGCGGCGCAGCCGCTGCCGGGCAGCGACGAGAGTTACCGGCTGGCGGTCACGCCGCAGGGCGCCACGCTGACCGCCAACACCCGATTCGGCGCGCTGCGCGGTATGGAAACCCTGCTGCAGCTGCTGCAGACCGACGGGCAAAATACCTTCCTGCCGCTGGTGGATATCCGCGACGTGCCGCGCTTCCCGTGGCGCGGCGTTTTGTTGGATTCGGCGCGTCATTTCCTGCCGCTGCCGGACATTCTGCGCCAGCTCGACGGCATGGCGGCGGCCAAGCTTAACGTGTTCCACTGGCACCTGACCGACGATCAGGGCTGGCGCTTTGCCTCTGAGCATTACCCCAAGCTTCAGCAGCAGGCCAGCGACGGCCAGTTCTATACCCGCGAGCAGATGCGGCAGGTGGTGGCTTACGCCACGGCGCGCGGCATTCGCGTGGTGCCGGAAATCGACATGCCGGGGCACGCCTCCAGCATCGCGGTGGCCTATCCCGACCTGATGAGCGCGCCGGGGCCGTATCGCATGGAGCGCGAGTGGGGCGTGCATAAGCCGACGCTCGATCCGACCCGCGACGAGGTGTATCAGTTTGTCGACACGATCGTCGGCGAGCTGGCGGCGATCTTCCCCGATCCTTATCTGCACATCGGCGGCGACGAAGTTGACGCCAGCCAGTGGCGGGCGTCGCCGTCGATTCAGGCGTTTATGCAGAAGAACGGGCTGGCGGATACCCATGCGCTGCAGGCCTACTTCAACCAGAAGCTGGAAAAGATCCTCGAGAAACACCAACGGCAGATGGTTGGCTGGGACGAGATCTACCATCCGTCGCTGCCGCGCTCGATCGTCATTCAGTCCTGGCAGGGGCAAGACTCGCTGGGCGCCAGCGCGCAGGACGGCTATCAGGGCATTCTCTCCACCGGTTTCTACCTCGATCAGCCGCAAAGCACCGCCTATCACTACCGCAATGAAATTCTGCCGCAGCCGCTGGGGGTCGAGACGGCGGTGCAACCTGGCGAGCAGGCGCAAAGCTGGCGCTTCAGCATGCCGCGCCTGAAGGGCAGCGCGGTGGAGGGCAGCTTCACGCTGATCGAGGGCAAACAGGGCTGGCGCGGCTTTATCGATTTCACCGGCAAATCGCGCCGCGCGGTGCACGACATCGTCTGGCGCACGCCGCAGCAGGTGACGTTCCGCGTCGATACCTGGATGGGTGACACGCGGCCGGTGTTCACGCTGCAGCAGGACAAGCTCAGCGGCTATATGTTGGTCGGCAACGTGCGCTACCCCACCCAGGGCGACAAACTGGCGGCGGTGCCGGCGGGCAAGATGCCGGTGGTGCCGGACGAGAAAGGGCAAGCCAACATTCTCGGCGGTGAAGCGGCGCTGTGGGCGGAAAACGTGCGTGCGCCGCTTCTCGATCTCAAGCTGTGGCCGCGCGCCTTCGCGGTGGCGGAGCGGCTGTGGTCGGCACAGGACGTCACCGACGAAAGCAACATGTACCGGCGGCTGGCGGCGATCGACGCCTGGTCGGTGGTGTCGGTCGGCCTGCAGCAGCACGCGGAAACGGCGCGCGAATTCACCCGGCTGAGCAACAGCGTGCAGATCCTGCCGCTGCAGATCCTGGCCGAGGCGGTGGAGCCGGCGCAGTATTACACCCGCCAGCACCTGAAGTTCCAGGCCGGCAACTATCACCAGTTCGAACCGCTGAACCGCTTTGCCGATGCGCTGCCGCCGGAGAGCGGCGCGGTACGCGACATGCATGCCCAGGTCGCGGCCTTGCTGAAGGATAAGCGCGATAAGGCGGCGGCGCAGGCGCTGCGCGAACGGCTGCAGCGCTGGCAGGCGAACGGCGCGGCAGTGCAGACGGCGATCGCGGGCAACCGCACGCTGCGTGAGCTGGCGCCGGTGGCGCAGGACGTTGACGCTTTGGCCACGCTGGGCTTAACGCTGCTGGATCGCTATCAGCAGGGCAAACCGCTGAGCCGGGCCGAGGCCGAGCAAGCGCAGCGCCGGCTGGATGCGGCGGCGCAGACGCGCGACGAAGTGGTGATTGCGGCGGTGTACCCGCTGGAGGCGCTGCTGCGCGGCCTTAAAACGGAGTGAGGGTGACGGGGCTCGGCCAGCTGAGCCCCGGTTTTGTTACGCCCGTAGCGACAGCGGCGCATACCCGATGGCGTGCTGCAGATAATTCAGCAGCAGCTGGCGGGTGAAGCGCGGCTCATCAATGCCGCTGCCCTGCAGGAAGCGTTGCAGGTTGCTGCAGTCCCACCGATAGGTGTCTTGATAGAGCTCCACCGTCGATAGCTCGTCTACCATGTGGTCCTTGAACAGGCTGAGCAGCGGGTACAGCGGCGCGTCGCTGTCGTTTTCCCATTGGGCCCGCCACTGTGCGAAGGGCAAGGGGCGAAAACGATAACCGAACTCGCGCTCCAGCAGGCTGAAAAACTCACGCAGCGTCAGATTATTGTCACTTTGATGGATCAGGTTGAATTTCTGCCCCAGCGCTTGCGGATTGCGAGAGACGTGGGCGATGGCCCGGGTCATGTAATCCACCGTGGTCAACCCTTCGCGCATATCCCGTAAATCCGGCACCGTGCCGCTGCTGATGCAGGTTTTCACCAGCCGCCCCCACCATTGGTAATCGGCGTTGACGCCGGTACGGCTGTGGCAGGTGGCGTAGCCCAGGCGGAAGGTCATCAGCGGCAGGCCTTGCGCCGCCGCCAAATCGGCGATCTTTTCCATCACCCATTTGCTGCGTACGTAGCCGATATCGCGGCTGACCGCCGGCAGGTTTTGATCGATATCGTCGTTTTCCCGCATCACCCGTTTGCCGGTGTGCAGATGCCCCCAGCTGTAAACGGAGATGGTCGACAGCAGCATCAGCGGTTTGGTGCGGCTCTGCGCTGCGAAGCGAATGATTTCCCGCAGGCCCTGCACGTTGTCGCGCTTCATGTAGGCGTAAGGCTGGATAAAATTCACCGCGCTGGCCGAATGGTAAACCAGGTCGATATCTCGGCTTAACGTCCTGTAGGCCGCAGGCGTCAGCGAAAAGTCGTGTTCCGCGACGTTGCCAGGCACCATATGAATGCGCGCGTGCTGGCTGGCGTTCAGCGCGATCCGGTAGCGCTGCAGCACTGCCTCAAGCCGCTGTCTCGGCGGCAGTTTGGCGCCGTCGCGCACCAGACAGTACAGCTCGGCATCGGTGGTGCGCAGCAGATCGGCCAACAGATGCGCGCCGACGAAACCGGTGGCGCCGGTGAGCAAAATGGCGCGCGGCGCGCTGATTTGCCGCGGATCGAACGTCGGATCGATGACGAGATCCGACGGCAAATACACATCATCTTGCAAGGCACGCGCTGCGCCTTGCCGCTGTGTCGGTTGCCGGTCTCTGCGTTGTGCCAGTGCCTGCGCCAGGGCACCCAGAGTGGGATATTCATAGATGTCGTGCACCGAGGTCTCGACGGCGAACGCCTTGGCCAGCGCCGCCATCAGCTTGGCCGCCAACAGCGAGTGGCCGCCCAGCGAGAAAAAATCATCGTCGGTTGCAGGCTGTTCCACTTTCAGCAACGAGCGCCACAGATCGGCGACGACGCGCTGGTCGGCGGTCAGCGGCTGCGCAACGCCGGCGCTGACCGGTTGGTAATGCGCCAACAGGGCCGCTTTGTCTATCTTGCCGTTGTTGTTCAGCGGCATGTGTTGCAGTAAACGATAATCGGCGGGCAGAAATGCGCTGGGCAGCGTTTCTTTCAGTTTCTGTCGGACGCGTGCGATCACGCTTTCGCCGTCACTCTTCGCGATCAGAAACGCCACGATTTTCTTGCCCAGCGGATCATCTGCCATCGCCACGGCGGCCACCGCTTTACGAACGCCCGCCACCTGCAGCATGGCGTTTTCGATTTCGCCCAGTTCAATGCGATTGCCGCGGATTTTGACCTGATCGTCGATACGGCCCAGATATTGAATGCGGCCATCCGCCAGCCAGCGAGCCCGATCGCCGCTGCGGTACAGACGTAACCCGGCGAAGTGAGGCGGGGTGATGAAGCGCTCGGCGGTCAACGCCGGATTGTTCAGGTAGCCGCGCGCCAGACAACGACCGCTGATATACAGCTCGCCGGGGCGATCGCCGATCACGGGCTGTAGTTGGTCATCGAGGATGAATATTTCGGTATCGCCGATGGGCCGCCCAATGCTGGCGGGCGGGTTTTGCGTGGCGCAAGCCACCCGGTTGCAGGTGACGAATATGGTGGCTTCTGTCGGGCCGTAGTAATCGATCAATGAATAATCGATGCCGCGCAGATCGACCGGATGAAGTTTCTCCCCTGAGCTGAACAGATACCGCAGCGCCAGATTGGCCGGTTGCGGCGCGCCGACCACGTCGGCGACCAGTACGGCGGGCAGGCTGGCGTGGGTAATGCCCTGTTCGGCAAAGTAGGCCAGCAGGACTTCCGGCTGCAGGCGAGCGTCTTCCGGCGGCAGATACAATGTGCCGCCGCTGGTCAGAGGCGACCAGATCTCCCATTGCGCGACGTCGAAACTCAAGCCGGCGATCAGCGTAGAACGACTTTCGGCATCCATAGCGAATTGCTTGTTATGCCAGAGAATTAAATTCAGCAGCGACTGATGTTCTATCAGCACACCTTTCGGTTTGCCGGTGGTGCCTGAAGTGAAAATGAGATAAACGATGGCATCGGGAGACGGAGAAATTAACGTTATATGCTCCTGCGAAGAAGTTGATATATTATCAATATAAATAATATCCTCGCTGAAGTTATTTTCCGAAAGCGCTATCGTCGCGTTGCTGGCGAGTATTAAAGGGGAGCCGCTTTGCGTAACGATATCCTGTATTCTTTTTTCCGGGTAACGGGCATCGATGGGAATATAGCCTGCGCCGGCTTTGACGATCGCCAACATACCGATCAGCATTTCCGGCGTGCGCAGCGTGACGAGCGGCACATAGCTGCCGGGCGCCACGCCCCGCCGTCGCAACAGCGCGCACAGTGCGCTGCTGGCTTCATCCAATTGACGGTAGGTCAGGCGCTTATTATCGCCGACGACGGCAAGTTTTTCCGGATAACGGGAAGCTTGTTGGATAAAATAATCCAATACGCTAGGTGCCATGGTTATCTCCTGTCATTATTCACGGGGTGAACGAAATGAAACAGCAATGACCCGGCCGGGTGAAAAACAATTATAGGCGTATTTTTATTGTGGAATTGTAAATGTGAACAATATTGCGCTATCGCTATAAATTAATTGGATTAATAAAATTCTTATCAATAAAAACGGCCAGCCGAAGCTGACCGTCATTCGCAAGCGTGCCGATTAACGACGCACGGCGATGGCTTCGATTTCGATCTTCACGTCTTTCGGCAGACGCGCCACTTCTACGCAAGAGCGGGCCGGGAACGGCGCGCTGTGCTCGGTGAAGAAGGCTTCGTACGCGGCGTTGACGGTGGCGAAGTCATTCAGGTCTTTCACGAACACGGTGGTTTTCACGATGTCGGCAACGATCAGGCCGGCGGCTTCGACGATCGCTTTGACGTTGTCCAGCGACTGGCGCGCTTGAGCGGCGACGTCGTCGGCAACGGCGCCGGTTTTCGGATCGACCGGGATCTGGCCGGAAGTGATGATCATGCTGCCCAAATCAACGCCCTGCACGTAAGGACCAATGGCTGCCGGGGCGAGTTCAGTGCTGATGTTACGTGACATGTTTTCTCCTGATAGACCCGTTGTCTTTCACGCCGCCGCGCGGTCGGCCGCAGCTTGAAATTCGGTGGGTAGCAACGTGGGTAGAGTTATTTTCAGGCACCTATTATAGGGAGTGACGCGCAGATTAACAGCGCCGCTCCCGTTAAAAGGGCAGAATTCAGTCGGCCTGCAACACCACCTGATGCTCGAACTCTTTTTCGCAGTAGCGGCACTTCAGGTGCACTTCGCCGTCGCGCGGCTTCACGCTGAAGCTCGACGCCACCGGCTCGCTGCGGCTGATGCAGTTGCTGTTCGGGCAGGTCAACACGCCGTCGATGTGATCCGGCAGGCTGAGGGTCAGCTTGCGCACCACTTCATAGTTGTCGATGCGGTTCACCGTGGCCTTCGGCGCGTACATCGCCAGCTGGTTGGCCTGCTGCTCGGTCAGAAACGTGTTCTCGATCTTGATCAGATCCTTGCGGCCCAGCTCGTTGGAGGGCAGGTTCAGGCCGATGGTGATGCGTTGGTCGGTGGCGGTCAGCTTGAACAGCGTCAGCAGTTTAAAACCGATCTGCGCCGGAATGTGGTCGATCACCGTGCCGCATTTGATCGCTTCGACCTGCAGTTTGTTGTCGTGAGTCATGGCGGTTCCCCCTTAAAGAGCCAAATCGGCGTTGAGTACCAGCGCCAGCAGCGCCTGGCGGGCGAAGATGCCGTTGCCCGCCTGCTGGAAGTAGTAAGCGTACGGCGTTTTATCCACGTCGGTGGCGATCTCGTCGATACGCGGCAGCGGGTGCAGCACCTTGAGGTTGGCGCGCGCGCCGGCCAGATCCGCAGCGCGCAGGACGAACTGCGCCTTCACGTTGGCGTACTCGGAAGGATCGAGGCGTTCTTTCTGTACCCGGGTCATGTAGAGAATATCCAGCTCCGGCACCACTTCTTCAATGCTGCTGTGCAGGCTGTACTCGATGCCTTTCTCTTCCAGCATTTTCAGGATGTAGGCCGGCATCGCCAGCGCGTCCGGGGCGATGAAGTAGAAGCGGTTGCCTTCGAACTTGGCCAGCGCCTGGGTGAGCGAGTGCACGGTGCGGCCGTACTTCAGGTCGCCGACCATGGCGATGCTGAGATTGCTCAGGCGCCCCTGGGTTTCCTGGATGGTGAACAGATCCAGCAGGGTCTGGGTCGGGTGCTGGTTGGCGCCGTCGCCGGCGTTAAGCACCGGCACGTTGCCGGAGAACTCCGAGGCCATGCGCGCCGCGCCTTCCTGCGGATGACGCATCACGATGGCGTCCACGTAAGTGCTGATCACCGAGATGGTGTCGGCCAGGGTTTCGCCTTTCTTGCCGAGCGAGGTGTTGCTGCCGTCGGCGAAACCGACCACCGAGGCGCCGAGGCGGTGCATCGAGGTTTCGAACGACAGGCGGGTACGGGTCGAGGCTTCGAAGAAGCAGCTGGCGATCACCTTGTGTTTCAACAGTTCCGGCTGCGGGTTGGCTTTCAGACCGGCGGCGGTGCGCAGCACCAGCTCCAGATCCTCGCGGCTGAGATCGTTAATAGAGATGATGTGTTTGTGATACAGCGGGTTGGCCATTTTTCACTCCTCCTCGACGCGTGCCCGTGGCGCGGGACTTTGGGTATGCCCTTTATCTTTCAAGCCGCAGCGGCGTTGGCTGCCCGCCGTCACCCCAATCACTTAGTGGTCTAAGCTCCTGGGGACTCCAGCGGTTGCCGCCTGGCTGCGCCCCGAAATCTTTCGGGCATAATTTTTTAAGGCAAAAAAAAGCCCCTCAATGAGGGGCTTGAAACGATCGGTTTAGCAACAGGAGAAACAACGGCAGCTGGCCGCCGATAGGCAGTCGGTTTTGTCGATTGCGGCTAACAAAACAAACGTCGTTTTTCATGCTTTCTCCTGGCAAATTGTGGCGCATTATACTCGCGCTTTTCGCCACTGCAAGCGTTAAAACGCCGTTTTTTGCCGCCCCGCAATCGATTGGCCGGCGATGGCCGCCCGCCGGCTATTTGCTGACGCGATCGTAGTAGACCATGTCGGCGTTCAGCCCCTGTTGGTAGCCTTTGACATTGTCGCGCAGCACCACTTCGGTTTTGGCCTGATCGATAAACACGTACGGCG is part of the Serratia marcescens genome and encodes:
- the pyrI gene encoding aspartate carbamoyltransferase regulatory subunit, which translates into the protein MTHDNKLQVEAIKCGTVIDHIPAQIGFKLLTLFKLTATDQRITIGLNLPSNELGRKDLIKIENTFLTEQQANQLAMYAPKATVNRIDNYEVVRKLTLSLPDHIDGVLTCPNSNCISRSEPVASSFSVKPRDGEVHLKCRYCEKEFEHQVVLQAD
- a CDS encoding non-ribosomal peptide synthetase, yielding MAPSVLDYFIQQASRYPEKLAVVGDNKRLTYRQLDEASSALCALLRRRGVAPGSYVPLVTLRTPEMLIGMLAIVKAGAGYIPIDARYPEKRIQDIVTQSGSPLILASNATIALSENNFSEDIIYIDNISTSSQEHITLISPSPDAIVYLIFTSGTTGKPKGVLIEHQSLLNLILWHNKQFAMDAESRSTLIAGLSFDVAQWEIWSPLTSGGTLYLPPEDARLQPEVLLAYFAEQGITHASLPAVLVADVVGAPQPANLALRYLFSSGEKLHPVDLRGIDYSLIDYYGPTEATIFVTCNRVACATQNPPASIGRPIGDTEIFILDDQLQPVIGDRPGELYISGRCLARGYLNNPALTAERFITPPHFAGLRLYRSGDRARWLADGRIQYLGRIDDQVKIRGNRIELGEIENAMLQVAGVRKAVAAVAMADDPLGKKIVAFLIAKSDGESVIARVRQKLKETLPSAFLPADYRLLQHMPLNNNGKIDKAALLAHYQPVSAGVAQPLTADQRVVADLWRSLLKVEQPATDDDFFSLGGHSLLAAKLMAALAKAFAVETSVHDIYEYPTLGALAQALAQRRDRQPTQRQGAARALQDDVYLPSDLVIDPTFDPRQISAPRAILLTGATGFVGAHLLADLLRTTDAELYCLVRDGAKLPPRQRLEAVLQRYRIALNASQHARIHMVPGNVAEHDFSLTPAAYRTLSRDIDLVYHSASAVNFIQPYAYMKRDNVQGLREIIRFAAQSRTKPLMLLSTISVYSWGHLHTGKRVMRENDDIDQNLPAVSRDIGYVRSKWVMEKIADLAAAQGLPLMTFRLGYATCHSRTGVNADYQWWGRLVKTCISSGTVPDLRDMREGLTTVDYMTRAIAHVSRNPQALGQKFNLIHQSDNNLTLREFFSLLEREFGYRFRPLPFAQWRAQWENDSDAPLYPLLSLFKDHMVDELSTVELYQDTYRWDCSNLQRFLQGSGIDEPRFTRQLLLNYLQHAIGYAPLSLRA
- the pyrB gene encoding aspartate carbamoyltransferase, giving the protein MANPLYHKHIISINDLSREDLELVLRTAAGLKANPQPELLKHKVIASCFFEASTRTRLSFETSMHRLGASVVGFADGSNTSLGKKGETLADTISVISTYVDAIVMRHPQEGAARMASEFSGNVPVLNAGDGANQHPTQTLLDLFTIQETQGRLSNLSIAMVGDLKYGRTVHSLTQALAKFEGNRFYFIAPDALAMPAYILKMLEEKGIEYSLHSSIEEVVPELDILYMTRVQKERLDPSEYANVKAQFVLRAADLAGARANLKVLHPLPRIDEIATDVDKTPYAYYFQQAGNGIFARQALLALVLNADLAL
- a CDS encoding beta-N-acetylhexosaminidase; this encodes MHRPFRYTLLASSLWFSCGALAQPAGDLPLMPWPQQVEVTQPAGKLVLDHRLSLTLQGDDLGDALPRWRQRIELQTGWTLAPAGEAKDGAAIRVMIKDRVAAQPLPGSDESYRLAVTPQGATLTANTRFGALRGMETLLQLLQTDGQNTFLPLVDIRDVPRFPWRGVLLDSARHFLPLPDILRQLDGMAAAKLNVFHWHLTDDQGWRFASEHYPKLQQQASDGQFYTREQMRQVVAYATARGIRVVPEIDMPGHASSIAVAYPDLMSAPGPYRMEREWGVHKPTLDPTRDEVYQFVDTIVGELAAIFPDPYLHIGGDEVDASQWRASPSIQAFMQKNGLADTHALQAYFNQKLEKILEKHQRQMVGWDEIYHPSLPRSIVIQSWQGQDSLGASAQDGYQGILSTGFYLDQPQSTAYHYRNEILPQPLGVETAVQPGEQAQSWRFSMPRLKGSAVEGSFTLIEGKQGWRGFIDFTGKSRRAVHDIVWRTPQQVTFRVDTWMGDTRPVFTLQQDKLSGYMLVGNVRYPTQGDKLAAVPAGKMPVVPDEKGQANILGGEAALWAENVRAPLLDLKLWPRAFAVAERLWSAQDVTDESNMYRRLAAIDAWSVVSVGLQQHAETAREFTRLSNSVQILPLQILAEAVEPAQYYTRQHLKFQAGNYHQFEPLNRFADALPPESGAVRDMHAQVAALLKDKRDKAAAQALRERLQRWQANGAAVQTAIAGNRTLRELAPVAQDVDALATLGLTLLDRYQQGKPLSRAEAEQAQRRLDAAAQTRDEVVIAAVYPLEALLRGLKTE
- the mgtA gene encoding magnesium-translocating P-type ATPase — protein: MKLKKLPRQLLGLFARGLPRRLVRRDSLLDGVGGAARDMPAGLAQQRLDCAAAETMQLFERFHSHPEGITAHEAEQMRRRCGENVIDDQQKEAWWQHLWHCYRNPFNLLLTALGMISYATEDLTGALVIALMVLISTLLNFIQEARSNRAADALKAMVSNTATVIRSDALTGKSEHVELPIAQLVPGDIVKLAAGDMIPADLRLLSAKDLFISQAALTGESLPVEKSAAPQALAADPLDCRNLCFMGTNVVSGTALAMVIGTGGGTYFGQLAQRVTSQDEQPNAFQSGISKVSWLLIRFMLVMTPIVLLINGYTKGDWWEAALFALSVAVGLTPEMLPMIVTSTLAKGAVKLSRQKVIVKRLDAIQNFGAMDILCTDKTGTLTQDKIVLERHTDAFGAGSERVLRYAWLNSFYQTGLKNLLDVAVLSCAEQNRQPEALQNYRKVDEIPFDFVRRRMSVVVAKDNEYHELVCKGALEEMLAICSHVRHEDEVIPLSEALLARIRRITDDLNQQGLRVVAVANKVLPAQTHEYGVADESDLILEGYVAFLDPPKESTAPALAALKQNGVTVKILTGDNELVAAKVCRDVGLAAEHLLRGSEIEQMDDEQLAQAAARTTVFAKLTPLHKERIVKLLRRQGHVVGFMGDGINDAPALRAADIGISVDSAVDIAKEAADIILLEKSLMVLEQGVIEGRRTFANMLKYIKMTASSNFGNVFSVLIASAFLPFLPMLPLHLLIQNLMYDISQIAIPFDNVDDDQITQPQRWNSADLGRFMVFFGPISSIFDVLTFSLMWWVFKANTPDMQTLFQSGWFVEGLLSQTLIVHMIRTRKIPFIQSRPSWPLCIMTLAVIATGIGLVFSPLAGFLQLQALPLGYFPWLVLILAGYMVLTQCVKGWFVRRYGWQ
- the ridA gene encoding 2-iminobutanoate/2-iminopropanoate deaminase, with protein sequence MSRNISTELAPAAIGPYVQGVDLGSMIITSGQIPVDPKTGAVADDVAAQARQSLDNVKAIVEAAGLIVADIVKTTVFVKDLNDFATVNAAYEAFFTEHSAPFPARSCVEVARLPKDVKIEIEAIAVRR